ggattttttttctatattcctGTGGGGCCAGAACAATTTCATGTGAAAACCCTGCAACATTTCTAACAAAACTCATGCATCCAACAGGAATTACAACTCTTTCTAGAACCGAAATGAAATTTACACTTCTTTCCTTTACTGATCCAGAGACGTGCTCCTTGTCAGGATAACACTATGAACAATGACCAAAATGCTCGAAGAGAAGCAACTGCCAGCCTACGGCTAGAAAATAACCAAGTGACTAAAGAACTAATGAACTACCTGCTTCATTTTCCTTGGTAGCTAAAAGAGACAGGAAGAGAGGTCTGAAAAATGGACTGTGATGGGCAGTAAACATATCCCATGACATAAACCGATATGTAACACCAACATTGAACATCTCTTTGCAGAACCATCCAGCTCAAGCTCGCTGAGTACGAACGGTGCTCCAAAATGGCACCAAGGCTGCTGCGGATGCTCGGCAACACAGGCAGTCAGCGTTACAGTATTTGCCAAGCTCCTTTCGTTGCGCCCCCCCACCTGGTCCAAGAAATGAACTGCTGCGGTGTGCAAACCTCAAAGAGAATAATGGCTACAGGATTTAGGTTCCCAAAATACAGTCCACCTTCAACATGAGCCCGCTGCTTTAGCCGGAGTTCAACGGTCTTCTTAGTCCACTTTCCACCTGTTAATGAAAATGTCAGAACCATGTCCAAGTCAACGTAAGTATGAAACTGCATCCGTACACAAATACAATGCATCTGGTGTGATGTAGTGTTACAGTGTAATTGTGCAATGGGCCAATGTCATTGGTTTGGGACTTCAGGCACTAAATCCAAATGAAAAATTATGGCACTAAGTTCAAACGGAAATTCTGAAAACACTGGTGAAGGTAATTTATGGCTGTATCAATAGCATCCTGAAAATTTTCAAATGTAAACTTGCAAACTATTTCCCCAAAGAAATGTGTGCAAATAACAATTAAAAAATGTCCATAATGTAGATTCCAACTAATATGTGCAGCTCCAACTCCTTAACATGAACATTAGTGTTAACAAAAATTTGCTTTTGCCAAGCTGCCCCAAATTCTTCATCATGCCATTATTTATGGCATTGAAATTTCAGACGTTTCCTTTTCACCAATAAGCCTGTGAGTTTCCCTTAGTCAGAAGACAGGCCAATCACTAAGCAGCCACCTGGGGCAACACATCATGAATCTTCTAGCATGCACTAATTTGTTTTACACTTTTACTATCactttcagtttgaccatgttTGCTAGAAGGAAAGCATACAAAATTTTGATCTTACGACCAAGATATCTCCACAAGTGACAAAAGAACCACCCAAAGTATTGATCATCAATGTTCACAATTTGATCTAATATAAAGTTCAAATTAGTCCTCTTATGCTACCTAACTGATGGATTTAAGCCTAAAGGAGCGAAGAAGTGCTGAAGACAGAAAAAGCAAATAAACAAAACGTGGCAAAACAAAAGGAGCAAAATTTCTGGTGCACAGTGGACAACTGGTTCACCCTTACAGCCTTACTGGTAAAACACTATGTTTTTCTCTGTCATAATGGGCAGCACAGAATAGGGGCATTCCCATCAGAACCCTCAGCCAATGGGCAGGTAGCAAATAGAAGATGGTTGAAACTTGGAGAGCACATGATTAACATTGGATTAGGGAACAGTGGCTGACTGTAGAGTGTTACTGTTTTTTTCCCAAGCAGACTTACGAATGCTAAGATGGCAGAAACAGGCAATGTTAAAATTGAGTAAGCAAGAACTAATAAGACTACACCTACATCCACACTTGTAATATATCAAGTCCGAATTCAGTTTCTCCATCTGATTATTAAGCAGTACATGACATTTAGTACTGGACATCCACAAACTAATAAAACCAGTTCAAGAGAGCATCACGGAACTAGGGATCTATAGCAATAGCATATTAGCATCATAGGTTGCTACTAAGTTTTCATCCTACCATACTGATTTATTGAGAACACAAGATTAATTGTGTTCACAAATTATGCAGAACCTGCATGCGCATTCATACACTCAACTCTAAGCTTAAAAATTGACATAAAGGTCTTAACAATTTGCTGGGGGCCTTAGAAGGCCAGGATTCCAATATATAGAAATCCTCTAAGAATGAACTGATTGTTTTGCAATTCCAATCATCAGGTATCACTTACATCATTAGCCAGAAGAGATCTACAAGCAAAAGATTTAAGTCGTGGAGACTGGCCCGCAGATGTTGAACCACTGTCATTACTACCACTTTGTTTATCACCCTGCACCTGCAAACAGAGGATTATTTTTGTAAATTAACATACTACAGCCTTGTACATGTTACAACTTTGACAACAGTTGCAGCATTGATAAATGACTCGAGTGTTGCATCCTAGACGAGCCATTTGCCCCATTTGTACCAGAGGGCTACAAAAATATCCTCATGAAAAGTGCAAACAGTATATTTACAATGAGTCAGAAACTAACATCTTCAACCTGGGAAAATGCattacagaaaaaaaaaaactcaaaatcgGCATTGTGCTTGTACTATGCTATATTAGAACACAACCAAAATCTTGATGGAAATGAGAATAGAGAATTACAAATGACTTAATATAATCAAATAGACTGTGCAGTCTATTGCATGAGAATTTGTGATATTCTTAAGTTAGATCCAGTCAAGGTAAATATTTTACAGTTTAGTACACACCATAATTATCGAATATAAATGAAAAATCTAGCCATCACATACTTCCTCCAATCACAAATACAAGTCCATTAAGACATTAAGACGGTCTCCAATATGACACTTTTACAAGCAATATCTGTAAAAATACATTACCTtacggccttgtttggatgttgtcgtattcacctcaatccatatgtgttggagtggattggggtggaatttagttcaagttccactacaatccaccccaacacacatggattgatgcgaatccgactacatccaaacaaggcctaaaagaAAAGAGATATATAAAAGTATTTTTCATAATGAATCTATTAATTTCAATCTTGCATTGTTAGTCTATACAAAATTTTACATATTGACCGTCAAAGTTAAAGAAAAGTACTTCGGAGAAGTCTATACGGACTCATATTTACAGTCAGAGAAAGCAACTAAGGTTGCTTTTTTTCTTGTTTCTGTACCAGGGAAAAAAATCCTGACAAGTTTTTCAGTGGCCATATCCATATGGAAGCCGCCTCTATCCCAAGGGAAAACAATTTGGGTGGAGTATAGCTAATAAAGTTTTCCCATGTTACCACATATCAACTGTACTTAGAAAATCAGTGAACTATACACAGTTGATTCTTGCGAACCTGAGTATTACATAAACTTCAAATTCCATACGACGGCTGAAATGGTCCACATTTTAGAAGCAGTCCAAAAGTATAGTTCAAACATGTATTTATCTAATCTGTGCAAACGTCTTCACAGAGAAAAGAGCTACTTACATGAAAATAGTGCAATTAAGTAGGTCAGTATTACCAGAAGAATCAAATAGATACTTTATACTTTATTATACTCTGAAACTATCTCGTTGATACTTCTTCAGACAAATAAACACATCAAAAGATGTACACCAAAGATTTTGCTATGTAATACAGTGACACTTTTCTAACGAGCCCATAGCACATTCAGATTCTTAAATTATTTGTCACTGAGATTAAAGTAGGTGGTCTAGAGAAGACAAATTTATTGAGATAGAAAGATACACAAATTTGACAGAGGTATTTGGTCATCCTATTCTTTCCCCTAATAAGTTAAACATTGAATGAAAAAGAACAGTGTGGCAGAAACTAGAAGGTAATACCTGATGATTGCATGTATTGTTTCGAACATCCTCGAACAGTGATGAGTAGTAAGAAGGATCATAGATTGAACCTCCCAATATATCATCTGCCATGGAACTCCGTCTAACTGAATCAGATCTAGGGCTTAAGAAACTATTTCTTGCTTCATGGTTGGTTTCAAAATATGTTGGTGTGGTGGAAGAAGCCCCTAACCTATACATCTGAATCCATAAGAACGAAGACAAAAACCTGACCGAAAACCCAATGATTTGCATCCACAATGCTAGTCTGAGTGAGAAAACAAAAAGTTGACCATACTTCTCATCAGGAGTAATAGTCCTGTATGGTTAGAAGACAAAGTTAGGAAACAGATTATGATACTAGAAGAATGTTGTCGTGCCTAAAAAGAATTACACAAGCAGATTTCTCTACACTCGTCCAATAGAACACATGCACTTGCCAGTCAGTCAGTCacaagtaatgcttttgatattGGTACATGATGCCAAACTCATATCTAGCCGTTAATCTCTACTGTAACAACTTTGCACAATCAGAATGTTACGAAAATAAGCTTcgagacaaatctatacatatcaTTTTGTAAGTATAATCTAAATGAAAGCAATGTTTTAGAATATATATGATTACCACACATACTAAAGCTTCACTTGATGGAGTACCAAAGAACTTCTGCTCCAAAGTTCTAAGTTTCAATAATCATATGACCCTTAGTGAGATAATGGAAGAAGTTGAAACCCATATAGGTAGTCATTGCATGACAAGTCATTGCCAAATCAATTATTATACAGTGTTGAAAACAATTAGCTATGCCATGGTGAAAGATGAATAAAAAAACCCACCCAAAAAAAAATCAGTCAATTAAGCATACGATTATAGAGAATATCACATTCCTTTCTAGGTGCCAGATTCACATTGCACCAAATGAAAAAATTGGGGTAACTAAACTGAACGATGGTGACTGCCGAAGACATACCAGATATCATGTGAGAAGAGTATAAACCAAGCAACGTCAAGGACGacagcaaagaagagaaggacagcaTATGTCCGGCCAAGTCTCTGGCTACTGCTTTCAATTGCAACAACAGCAAATAGACCAATCACCAGGTTGATCACAAGAACCCCATTGAACAATGCCCCAAGTGATCCGATCAGGGCGCAAACAATCTAAAACGAAAATTGATGAAGTAATTATGAGCATGCATACCACAACTTCTTTAAATTCAATTTCTGCTGAATGAGGGCCCATTTCAACATTATAAGAATTAAAGTCACATAATGATCAGGACAACCAAACAAAAAGCAAGTACTCAGCCGAGCTAACTAAGTAAAAAGCTAACCATGGCTAAGCATCATCACATTGTAAACCTTCACTGTTTCACCGACTTGATAGTTAATTCAACATAATCATGTCTGAGGGATTCACTTAGTCGCATCTAACAAAAGCTGACTTGTATGATTGTTTCCAACAATGTAAGAAACACAATGACAACAACAGAAACTAACCAAATCGAGAGAACAAAAACCACAGTATTAAGCTGCAAGGCGCAGTTATCTCTAAAAAGCTTCATCCAGAAGCCTACTAGGTCAAAACCCAAACATCAAGCGATCTCACGCCTAAATAAAAGAGAAAAATAACTGGAACCCTATCTGAATTGCACTCAACCAAACTAGAATTCCCCATCGCGTTGAACGACTACAACTACTGACAAAATTGAGGCAGCCAAAATAACGCCCACTACGGTAGCAAACACTAAAGCACGCTCAAACCCGATACCGTCACCAGGTTTCACATCACAGGCACTACCTAACAGCAGGAGCAGCAGCGAGTACAAGAGCAGAAGTAAAGCTGATCTCGCGGGGACCGGAAAGCCGCCGGGTGGGGCCAGACCGATCCGGCCGTCGGAGGCGACAGGGGAGGGGAATGCGCACCTGGAGGTAGATGAGCGCGAGGGCGAGGGACTGGAGCGCGTCGTAGTCGCGGAGGAAGGAGCGCAGCCGCGGCCCGGCTCTGAGCAGAGACGGCGGGCAGCAGGGCATCCCGACCCCCGGCGAGCCCGGGCGGGCGGGGGCGCCGGAGCCTGGCGGCCTCTGGACGGCGCGatcggggcggggcggggcggggagGCGAGAAGGAATCCGAGAGGGGGATTCGCCGCAGATTCGCGTCGTGACTCGTGAGGGCCGGGTGGAGGCGGTGGTGGAGAATCTGCCCACCGGCCTCCGGCGGATGTTTTTTTGTTTCCCTTTTCTGTCTGTTATTACTAATCGAGGGAGTCTTGAGTGTGAACGGTGAAAGGGCCGTGACGTGATGGGCGTTAATCGGGGCTTTGTCTGATTTGTTTGGGAaattatttcttttttttctttttctgatttGATTGGAGATGTTCTTTTTTGCGCGGAAAAACTTTTATGTtttgacaagttttttttttcaaagtgACCTGTGGTTCTAAGCTCAAAATATTTCATTTCCAAGCTACAGCTCTAAGCGTATGTTTAGTTTGTAATATCTACAGTACATAAGATGGTACGGTTCTATCTCAGGTTTTTTGCCGGACTGTTCTATCTCATATTTGGTTAAGTGGAACCTGGGTAATTCTAGTTTTTTAGAGGGATCGGACTTGCTAGCACCCGGATCGAGCGCCCGTACAGTGCACACATAGGGAGCGAGCGCGTTGGGCTTGTGAGCAACTGCACTAGCAGTGGGCCCGGGCCGCACCAAACGTCACCCACGCCCGCTAGCCACTTCTCACGCGTATCTCATGTGCAATACCCGATTTACTTTTAAAACATCAAaatgcaacagttgcaacatgCAAAAGAAGAtagctaaaacacttgaaacaagcatctgaaacacttgcgaaaacgtctaaaaaacatttgaaaaccgttgcaaacatatgcaacatccagatgaaacacttgcaaacatacgtatgaaacacctgaaaacactggaaacatatgcttgcaacatgcatgtata
Above is a genomic segment from Miscanthus floridulus cultivar M001 chromosome 3, ASM1932011v1, whole genome shotgun sequence containing:
- the LOC136541566 gene encoding uncharacterized protein — protein: MPCCPPSLLRAGPRLRSFLRDYDALQSLALALIYLQIVCALIGSLGALFNGVLVINLVIGLFAVVAIESSSQRLGRTYAVLLFFAVVLDVAWFILFSHDIWTITPDEKYGQLFVFSLRLALWMQIIGFSVRFLSSFLWIQMYRLGASSTTPTYFETNHEARNSFLSPRSDSVRRSSMADDILGGSIYDPSYYSSLFEDVRNNTCNHQVQGDKQSGSNDSGSTSAGQSPRLKSFACRSLLANDVESGLRRPLNSG